The Triticum aestivum cultivar Chinese Spring chromosome 5A, IWGSC CS RefSeq v2.1, whole genome shotgun sequence genomic sequence CTCGCTCTTTCTGTAGCACAtaaatacaatacaatacaatacattaCTTTCTGGTTGGAGAAAGAGGCTGCTCTCCAAGTAATTGAAATACCAACAGGACTAAAATGATTAAcggcaaaacaaaaaaaaactatcaagtactaagtGGTATAGATGTTGTAGATAGAAGCTACCACCTGGAGAGACGAAGGAATCTAGAGAATTCACAGGGGAGGAAGGACGCGGGAGCGCTAGATCTTCTTCTGGTGAAGTCAGCATCATCGGTTTTAAGGCCCTCCTTTGCATTGATGTATTGGGAAATCGACTCCACTGTCCTGGTGCTCATGTCAATGCTGACCACCCACATCTTCCGAATGACGTATTCGAATTCGCTGATGAGAAAATGCACTACATATGGCCTGTGGACGTTTACTTGAGGGAACATAAGGATGGTGTGTGGAAGGTGCGGATTGGAAGACCAGAGCTCAGCTGAAGTGATCGTGTAGTTTAATTCCCACACCATGCTACCTAATGCGAGAGTGTGGCAGGTGATGGTGAAGCCTGAACCAGATTTGAGCTCCCCGTGACCAATGCCATCATGGCGGGTGACATTCACAAACTTGAGCACACGTCCATCATCGATGGCGGACACACCCCGGTATAACCAGCTGAATGGCTTGATTTCACGGTGAGTGTGAGCAGAAGGGAACTCATCAAGAGGGAACGCGAGGAAGGTGATGCTCTGCGAAGACGTCGTAGATGAGCATGCCTCGGTGGTAGTCGATCCAGCAAAGCGAGCGGTTGAAGGGGACGATGGTGTCCGTGTCCCAGCAACAGAGCTGCCGAGGATCATTGACATTGTCGATGCCAATGATTGGTAGACGCATAGAGTTCCATTCGCCGCCCAGTACGGGGCCAGCTGAAGTGGAGGAGCGTAACAAACAGATGTCAGCATAGATCTTCAAGTGGACGGACTTGAAAACGCAGAGCTCTGCCACCGCAAACTCTTGCCCGCCTTCACCTCGGCACAAGAGGCCCATGGATTTGACCGTCAGCAGGCGCGTCTTCCCCTTCTCTAGGGGAGGACCACGAGGTAGGCTGTCACCGGTGCGGGTATAATCCGTGTACGGCTCGGTACAAGGGGGCAGAGCTTTGAACGAGGAAGGGTCGTAGGCGCTGTAGATGAGGAAGTCCTGCACCAGCCCTCGTCCAGGGATATTGGTACCGACGCGAAGCAGGAGGAGATGGCGGTGCGTCGCCAGGATGGCCAAGGGGGCCTGCTTCCTGGGATCCGGAAAACGCGGCAGCCGGGCGTAGAGGCGGGAGGGGAGCGGGGGCTCGGCGAGGCACAAGGCGATGTGGAACTGGAAGCGAGCGTTCCAGGAGGTGGTGCCGGACGCCCGGATGGGCGCCTTGGTGTCGTCCGGGAAAGAGCCCTTGTCGTCCCTGCGGAAGACGAAGCGCTCCAGCATCAGCCagttggggaagggggcggcagcCATGGCGACCTTGAATTGAAACAGATCGGACGATTAGGGCGGGTCTCTGTGTGGCGAGCTGCCGTGCCAGACGAAGAAGGAGGCGGCACGAGGCGTTCCGGAGCAGCGATCTGTCGGCTTCCTATTGGGTTACAGCAACTTATTTTTGGGTATATATACGAGGGAGGAGATTGTATGCAATTTGGACTATTGGGCCTTTTAGATTACAGGGCTGTTAAGCTGGACCGGGATTGATTCTTGGTGCATCCTCCTCCATGGGTCCTCCAGGCCTATTATTATATTATACCTCGATAAGTCCCCTTAAAAAAACTCGATAAGCCGTGTTGTACTAGTTTGGCCTGATTTTTTCGTTTCCCTTTTACCCATTTTTCCTTACTATATATGGccatttttttgacacagtacatacgcaagcgctcatatatacgtgcatacACTCTCCTCTATGaacgcgcgtgcacacacaccctatccctatgagcatctttaaaaaactgagccggcatatcatcttgaaattttacAAAATCACCTTAGGCGCCTCGTTGTCTGAAATGGTTATTCCTCTCGACGTGCTCGTGTCGTCTGGCGGCGCTCCAGGCTTATTAAGCTAGATAAATAATGCAGTTGTGCTAAAAAAGAGAAGACAAATAATGCAATCATGTTGTGCTGGTTTCTCCGATTTCCCCTTTCCCATTTTTTGAGGTATGGATTTCCGCCTCCATGGGCCTTGTTTCCTCATGGCTACGCTTTGTTGATGTGGTTTTGTCGACTGCTGGCGGTCTAGATCTATTTTAGCTCGATAGATAATGTGGTCGTGGTTTCTCCCGATTCGCCCCTCCTTTTCTTGAGGTATTGGCCCCCACCACCTGTCCCCTTCACTTATAATTTACCAAACTTTACATGATTTTTGATTCAACATTTGTTATAAGAACTTTATCAACTTTCTTTTGCAAAAGGGACTAGAAGTATAAAGCATCCCATACACAATAAAATTTATATCGAGGTCCTTCCACAACCGAACGACCACTATCGTCGTCAGAACCAGTGACGGGCAAAGATGAGGCGAATCCACGGGCTCATCGACAGCGCCTGGAGGGGACGATTGCTTCGTCCTAGTCACTTCGCGAGCGAGAAAGGAAAACGAGTGAATAACCGGAAGTCTCTGTGTTTTTCTCGGTGTCAATCGAGCACAAATATAGTTGCTTAAAGTTGAATGTTAACTTAATCTTATCGACCCATATAATATCCAATCAAAATATACCTAAAATCGTGAAAACTTTTGGTATCTCTATTTACTGGTCTACAATGTATAATAATAAATCAATCTAGCTAACAACAGTCATCGGCTTCGATTGTGAAACTCATGCATTATATATGTATGCAGTCGTCAAATAATACTAGAAGTGGACTTGAGGATCTTAATGATCTCGCCGTCCACCTGGAAGCACTTGGCAAGGACGGCGTCCGGGGATCTCTGGGTCGACATTTAGGAGTCACATCACAACAAGCATGGCGTCAGACATTTTTTATGTTCTTGAGAGATATTTATGTTCTTTGGAGATATTTATGTTAACACCTTTCTCCCTGAGGCAGCCGAGGTACCCACTGAGGCTGAGAAAATCAGGAACAAAATCGCGGCAGATGACCCACACTCAGCCACGTCCCAGAGCTAGTGTCATTGGCGACACATCGATTCCGACAACGGCGTACCGATTCCACGACGGGGTGTTGATTACGGGCCGTCGGGTAGCGATTTTGATGCAGGGTGCCGATTGCAGTGGTCAGGAGGTAGagggaaggggaaggagagggagtgggACGCACGGGAGGTTGAGGAGGGAGGTGAAACTTCCTTTCCGGGCGAGCGGTTGGCGGATGGAGCGCGCTTCAAACTAACGCCCACAACCTCCAAATATGGATGCTCGGGGGCTTAATATGGACCGTCCTCCAAAATTTTTGGCGATCCGGAGCCAGATGACGACTTCGCTAGAGTGGCCTTTTTGGCCAAAATGGACATACCGGCAGTTATTACGTCAATCGGTCAGATATGGCGACTCTGCTGGAGTTGCCCTAAGAAGTCTTTTTTAGGAAAGAATTCATCACAACACATGAATAAATGCAAGCAACATGTAAATATATGAGTCGTGTCAGGTCTCTGCTACAGAGCTATATATGGCGTACAATATATTTAATATAATAATTTTCCTTTTACTTATTTGTTCGGTAAATCAAATGTTTGCTCTGTTCTCTATGTTCATGTACGTAATTCTTCATAAACCTCTATGCTTATTGAATTCCTCCCACCCATCCCATTTATAATGTACGTAAATCAGATGAACAAAAAAAAAGAACTGATTTTAGTGAGGACGATGACGACAAATCAAAAGCCCTAAAAATGCACCACTGTTTTACAATAGCTAGATGAAGTAGACATATGCTATATCCCTCTTTGGTGGTGTCAAGCTGCACCCAACTTCTTTTCTTGATATTCTTATTTTTTTCAAAAGGGGCGCTTTTTATTACTTAAATGATTAAAgtattacacccggcctctgcataactaacaTGCACACAGCCAAATGATATTCTTATAACTGCTTATGCACTTTGGAATGCTTGAACAATTTGGTTCAAGGTTGTGTTACTTTGGAAAATATGGTGAACCAGCGAAGCTGTGTTTATATATTGATAGAATGCACCGATTTACTACTTTTGTAGAGTAAATAGTGGTCAACCCACATACCAGTGAAGGCATGTTGTACCATGGTACACTTTGTTGCAACAATTAGTTGTTTTCATGTTAGATTACTTATTATTGCCATTGCATAAGAATTGTTTTCCAAAGTCGTGATAATCATTTCGACTCTTGTTATATATCACATGGATGGGTAGATGTGGGTTATTTGAGCATGATTTGAGGTAATACTAGACCCAAGGCATTCTGGCAACTCGTTGGTAGCCACACCTCAAGGGCAAGGAAGAAATAGGCTAGAATATAAATTGCTTATTTTCCGGTTAACTGATAGATGATATATGCTCCCCCTATTATTGGCCAGTTGGATTAGTCCGTAAGAAAGTAATCTTGTCTAAATAAGGTAATGTCTAAGTGAATAGCACCATGTTGCTCAACTTGTATTGTAAACAAGAAACGTTCTCATGCACAGTATCCTTTCTTCAATGCAATTGGATATCTATGACATTGAGTGAGACCGCATGTATCTGCATGGATATATAGTAAAGTAGTCCAACGACTTCAGATTTCCTTGTAACATTTCCAAATTTGTGTGGCTCATTTATGGATATAGTGCTATCACTATGCCATAGTATTTAAAAAACCAGTCAAATCATACGTACATGTACCACTAATACCTACATTGACTCCTTAATGGTTGGTATTAAAATCACAATATAATTATATAAGTACCGTTTAGGAGTTCCTATACACTCATGGAGGCGCGCGTATCATTCATGATCTTAAATCATACTCATTTTTTACAGTCTGATCGAACCCCATTCTTCTGAGCTCACATTTCAAACTTGCTCAAATTTCACATCAAAATTTAACTTCTCCAGGGGGAATGGCATCTATAAAACTGGAGTTGGCTCTCGTTGTCCTCTGTTCCATTTGTTGTTCTCCAGAGATTAAATATTCTCCCAAAGCCTATGCGCTCATGTTTACAACGATGGTAAAAGCTAAAGAGTCTATGTTTACAGTGCTTTGGCAAAGTCCATGTTGTATATGGTTACTCCAGTTCTTTGGCAAAGTCAATGTTGTCAACAAACACCTGCATGAAAAATAGACAAACAGTTGAGTCTCGAACCGGTGAGCAATCAATGGTTCGAAGATCAGCATGATGGGGAAAGGGTGATACCGATTTCCACCCATCGGGGTCCAGGATGGCCGTGATCTTGGTGCCGATCCCTGGCAAGGGACCTGCCTCCCGCACCACTTTCCCTCCGGACAGCTTCACCACCTCGGCGGTCTTGTAGACATCGTCGGTGCCTATCGCGATCTGTGGAAAAAACCCAGCATACCGAGAACTTAGCAATGCAGCAACATTTGGAACAACAATTGGCGGTTCAAATGGTCTATGAACTGCAAATGCAATGGAGTATGTCCTTCTATACCTGAGCATAGGCACTCCCCTTGTCATATTCAGTGACACCGTAGTTGTAGGTCAACTCCAGAACCGCATTCTGGTCTTCAGGCCCGTACCCCATCATCGCCACCGTGTACTGCACAAGAGCTTGTCCAGTTTACACGTGGGACTTTTCAAGAAACAAGATGATATATTGAGCAAAGCAATCACCTTGTATTCAGGGTTGTCTCGCTTCCGGAGCAGTTTCATACCACAAGCCTACAATTTAGCGACGAGACGTCACTACGGCGAGTCGATGACCACTGAGGTACAACAAACCGCAAAACTTTCATGAACAAGAAGCAGTTCTAAGGTACCTACCTTCTCGTAGAAGCTTATGGCTCGGTCGAGATCACCGACACGAAGCATCACTTGGCATAGTGGCTCTGGAGTCCCTGGCCTCTCTAGGATCTCGAACTTGTAGCCGTCGGGGTCTTCGATGAACGCGATCACGGTCTTGCCACCCTTGACAGGGCCAGGCTCCCTAGTCACCTTGCCTCCCTTCGCCCTTATGAGTTCAACTGTTTTCGCCACCTGTCGTGACAAACCACCAGGTTCAAGGAACATTATTGTTCAATAGAGCATCGTACTATACTTGTTACGAAATAATCGTAAAGGCTCATGAAGTGGTGTGTTACATCATCGGTTGCAATGCCGAAATGACCGAACCCCGCTCCGATATCGTACGAATCAACCCCGTAGTCTGCAGATGAATAAGTTGTCAGGTCCACATTAGCAATGATAAAAATTACAGT encodes the following:
- the LOC542984 gene encoding lactoylglutathione lyase; its protein translation is MRALPMAVSRGAVACATPAAAAAAVPRRSMLLSTAAAGAALQSDPIRLMSTPKLKLRASAGAAQAAATSFSSNDEAFTWAKKDNRRLLHVVYRVGDIDRTIKFYTECLGMKLLRKRDIPEEKYTNAFLGYGPEETNFAIELTYNYGVDSYDIGAGFGHFGIATDDVAKTVELIRAKGGKVTREPGPVKGGKTVIAFIEDPDGYKFEILERPGTPEPLCQVMLRVGDLDRAISFYEKACGMKLLRKRDNPEYKYTVAMMGYGPEDQNAVLELTYNYGVTEYDKGSAYAQIAIGTDDVYKTAEVVKLSGGKVVREAGPLPGIGTKITAILDPDGWKSVFVDNIDFAKELE